A window from Citrus sinensis cultivar Valencia sweet orange chromosome 3, DVS_A1.0, whole genome shotgun sequence encodes these proteins:
- the LOC102627661 gene encoding uncharacterized protein LOC102627661 isoform X1 — MLKIVRTSPARRFLLNRNRIVLTGLNNVVNGSNIQWRGKSYAASVPSDAPKSQRGRRLPRDERKAMVESFVNKYRVRHDGKFPTASDVRKNVGGSYYVVKIILQEVVHKCKSSSPDGTENLVGDGLLKEHEVCIDGGTQNEVDKVAANNVEIGDVSEKHLEVEGGPFTSSVAERNIFEEVENPTAPDGQPGPVNLMTENSNNVSYPQFIEPAGAKLEGAGENHLDFVGKEIHPFKEVTDKTFYQGQDTAENRKKEEPEGAPSNFVASESPLPIGETEEVSHPSAGNADEKEEQVVSEVSVESGDTQHKVEQSKGSPELETSAIDSSSRQTDDAEVPKKTTLWDNLKSFADDFFSMWRKS; from the exons ATGCTGAAGATTGTAAGAACCTCTCCTGCTCGTCGGTTTCTTCTTAATAGAAATAGAATCG TTCTCACTGGGTTAAACAATGTTGTAAATGGATCAAATATTCAGTGGCGTGGAAAGTCATATGCTGCCTCTGTTCCTTCTGACGCACCGAAATCCCAGAGAGGTCGGAGGCTTCCAAGAGATGAACGAAAAGCTATGGTGGAATCTTTTGTAaacaa GTATAGAGTAAGACATGATGGGAAATTCCCAACTGCATCTGATGTTCGCAAGAATGTGGGTGGTTCTTACTATGTTGTGAAGATCATTCTCCAGGAAGTGGTGCACAAATGTAAATCATCATCTCCTGATGGGACTGAAAATTTAGTAGGAGATGGACTACTTAAAGAGCACGAAGTATGCATAGATGGGGGAACTCAAAATGAGGTTGATAAAGTAGCTGCTAATAATGTGGAGATTGGTGATGTCAGTGAAAAGCATCTAGAAGTAGAGGGTGGCCCATTCACTTCCTCTGTAGCTGAAAGGAACATCTTTGAAGAGGTTGAAAATCCCACAGCTCCA GATGGTCAGCCTGGTCCTGTTAATCTGATGACAGAAAATAGTAACAATGTTAGTTATCCCCAATTTATAGAACCGGCGGGTGCGAAATTGGAAGGAGCTGGGGAAAATCATCTGGATTTTGTTGGAAAGGAAATACATCCATTCAAAGAAGTAACTGATAAAACTTTTTATCAAGGTCAAGATACAGCAGAGAACAGGAAAAAAGAGGAACCTGAGGGTGCCCCTTCTAATTTTGTTGCGAGCGAAAGTCCTCTGCCTATAGGAGAAACTGAGGAAGTTTCTCATCCTTCAGCTGGGAATGCAGATGAGAAAGAGGAACAGGTTGTATCTGAAGTTTCAGTGGAGTCTGGTGACACACAGCACAAAGTTGAGCAGTCTAAAGGGTCTCCTGAGCTCGAAACAAGTGCAAT TGACAGTTCTAGTAGGCAGACCGATGATGCAGAAGTTCCAAAGAAAACTACTCTGTGGGACAATCTGAAGTCATTTGCAGATGACTTTTTCAGTATGTGGAGAAAATCTTAA
- the LOC127900671 gene encoding LOW QUALITY PROTEIN: putative pectate lyase 14 (The sequence of the model RefSeq protein was modified relative to this genomic sequence to represent the inferred CDS: inserted 3 bases in 2 codons; deleted 1 base in 1 codon; substituted 2 bases at 2 genomic stop codons), translating to MAILWHFAIVVSIAIVFIPTSTLPMNVTDQCWRKNPNWHMHQCQVATCSMSFSGKITDNVGKDIVHYKVTDPGDDTINPKLGTLRYGATLIPQKVWITFXNYMNITLHKSLIISSLSTIDHRGVNIHITGIACLMVYKVSNVIIYGLYIHHCXAKGPSPVMSPNRKIMQLGKFDGDAIRLVTTSKVWIDHNIRYECQDGLIDVRRGSTDVTISNNWFRNQEKVKLFGHDDEYIRDXNMKVIVVNNHFGPNRNQRLPMVRHGFAHVANNLYLKWQTQYAIGGSMNPSIKSQANLLIAPKVGNKKITWSQGDSKKFFPVGDLFKNGASSQKXIYLNYTEEQTFQVADAKSARSLTSESSV from the exons ATGGCAATATTGTGGCATTTTGCTATAGTTGTTTCCATTGCCATTGTTTTCATCCCTACATCTACTCTTCCCATGAACGTGACTGATCAATGTTGGAGGAAAAATCCTAACTGGCACATGCATCAATGCCAGGTCGCTACATGTTCCATGAGTTTTTCTGGAAAGATAACCGATAATGTTGGTAAAGACATAGTACATTACAAAGTCACTGATCCTGGTGATGATACTATAAACCCTAAACTTGGAACCCTAAGATATGGAGCCACATTGATTCCACAAAAAGTATGGATCACTTTTTAGAATTACATGAACATCACACTCCACAAATCGCTAATTATCAGTAGTTTAAGTACCATTGACCATCGAGGTGTCAACATCCACATTACAGGCATTGCATGCCTTATGGTATACAAG gTAAGCAATGTGATCATTTATGGGCTATACATCCACCATTGCTGAGCGAAGGGCCCAAGCCCTGTGATGAGTCCAAACAGAAAGATAATGCAATTGGGAAAATTTGACGGAGATGCAATCAGGCTAGTGACAACATCAAAGGTTTGGATAGATCACAACATACGATATGAATGTCAGGATGGGCTGATCGATGTAAGACGTGGCTCGACAGATGTCACCATCTCAAACAACTGGTTTAGAAACCAAGAGAAGGTCAAGCTTTTTGGACATGATGATGAATACATAAGAG AAAACATGAAGGTCATTGTTGTGAATAATCATTTTGGCCCTAATCGGAACCAAAGATTGCC CATGGTTCGCCATGGATTTGCACATGTAGCCAACAATTTGTACCTAAAATGG CAGACACAATACGCAATCGGGGGAAGCATGAACCCTAGCATCAAGAGTCAAGCCAACTTGTTAATTGCACCAAAAGTAGGAAACAAAAAA ATTACATGGAGCCAAGGAGACTCAAAGAAATTTTTCCCAGTAGGGgatctttttaaaaatggtGCTTCCTCACAGAA CATATATTTGAATTACACCGAGGAACAAACATTTCAAGTTGCAGATGCCAAGTCTGCGAGGTCATTgacaagtgaatcaagtgttTGA
- the LOC102627661 gene encoding uncharacterized protein LOC102627661 isoform X2 has translation MDQIFSGVESHMLPLFLLTHRNPREVGGFQEMNEKLWYRVRHDGKFPTASDVRKNVGGSYYVVKIILQEVVHKCKSSSPDGTENLVGDGLLKEHEVCIDGGTQNEVDKVAANNVEIGDVSEKHLEVEGGPFTSSVAERNIFEEVENPTAPDGQPGPVNLMTENSNNVSYPQFIEPAGAKLEGAGENHLDFVGKEIHPFKEVTDKTFYQGQDTAENRKKEEPEGAPSNFVASESPLPIGETEEVSHPSAGNADEKEEQVVSEVSVESGDTQHKVEQSKGSPELETSAIDSSSRQTDDAEVPKKTTLWDNLKSFADDFFSMWRKS, from the exons ATGGATCAAATATTCAGTGGCGTGGAAAGTCATATGCTGCCTCTGTTCCTTCTGACGCACCGAAATCCCAGAGAGGTCGGAGGCTTCCAAGAGATGAACGAAAAGCTATG GTATAGAGTAAGACATGATGGGAAATTCCCAACTGCATCTGATGTTCGCAAGAATGTGGGTGGTTCTTACTATGTTGTGAAGATCATTCTCCAGGAAGTGGTGCACAAATGTAAATCATCATCTCCTGATGGGACTGAAAATTTAGTAGGAGATGGACTACTTAAAGAGCACGAAGTATGCATAGATGGGGGAACTCAAAATGAGGTTGATAAAGTAGCTGCTAATAATGTGGAGATTGGTGATGTCAGTGAAAAGCATCTAGAAGTAGAGGGTGGCCCATTCACTTCCTCTGTAGCTGAAAGGAACATCTTTGAAGAGGTTGAAAATCCCACAGCTCCA GATGGTCAGCCTGGTCCTGTTAATCTGATGACAGAAAATAGTAACAATGTTAGTTATCCCCAATTTATAGAACCGGCGGGTGCGAAATTGGAAGGAGCTGGGGAAAATCATCTGGATTTTGTTGGAAAGGAAATACATCCATTCAAAGAAGTAACTGATAAAACTTTTTATCAAGGTCAAGATACAGCAGAGAACAGGAAAAAAGAGGAACCTGAGGGTGCCCCTTCTAATTTTGTTGCGAGCGAAAGTCCTCTGCCTATAGGAGAAACTGAGGAAGTTTCTCATCCTTCAGCTGGGAATGCAGATGAGAAAGAGGAACAGGTTGTATCTGAAGTTTCAGTGGAGTCTGGTGACACACAGCACAAAGTTGAGCAGTCTAAAGGGTCTCCTGAGCTCGAAACAAGTGCAAT TGACAGTTCTAGTAGGCAGACCGATGATGCAGAAGTTCCAAAGAAAACTACTCTGTGGGACAATCTGAAGTCATTTGCAGATGACTTTTTCAGTATGTGGAGAAAATCTTAA
- the LOC127900672 gene encoding uncharacterized protein LOC127900672, with protein MASARKKKNKIGKLRNAQGPADVRAAIFSMHPDKDKSLGPDGMNPAFIQNFWSIVGDDVSAVCLQFIHHCMFPVDLNETLVILIPKKPNLDYITDFRHIALCNVLYKIVAKMLASRLKLVLGFIISDSQSAFILGRSITDNIMISAEVMHYLKRKRQGREGAAALKIDMAKAYDRIEWTFLSAIMLKMGFDPEFIKLIMLCVSTVSYKFSRDGLSSLIHHHEKAGLLHGVRIARGAPSLTHLFFPDDCFFFFKARDQEAHVMKSILSMYGAASGQRINYNKSYISFSANVNNEAAHSICNLLGVQANGIQGNYLGLPSHIGRSKIVIFRYIQDRVWKRLYDWNQKLLLRVGKEIFLKTVAQAMPNYAMNIFLLPRELCRELEKMMNSFWWGRNQNGSRGINWINWERMCKPKPHAFI; from the exons ATGGCTTCAGCtcggaagaagaaaaataagatagGGAAGCTTCGAAATGCTCAGGG TCCTGCAGATGTTCGAGCAGCGATCTTCAGCATGCACCCAGACAAAGACAAGTCCCTTGGCCCCGATGGTATGAACCCTGCTTTCATTCAAAACTTTTGGTCAATAGTTGGTGATGATGTTTCTGCTGTCTGTTTGCAATTTATTCATCATTGTATGTTTCCTGTGGATTTGAATGAGACCCTAGTAATCTTAATTCCTAAAAAGCCCAACCTGGATTATATAACTGATTTTCGGCATATAGCTCTGTGTAATGTTCTGTATAAAATAGTCGCTAAGATGTTAGCTAGTCGGCTTAAGTTGGTTTTGGGGTTTATTATTTCGGATTCTCAAAGTGCGTTTATTTTGGGTAGAAGCATCACTGATAACATTATGATTTCGGCTGAGGTTATGCACTATTTGAAGAGGAAAAGACAGGGTAGGGAAGGGGCAGCAGCTCTTAAAATTGACATGGCCAAAGCTTATGACAGAATCGAATGGACTTTTTTATCTGCTATTATGCTCAAAATGGGGTTTGATCCTGAGTTTATTAAGCTGATTATGTTATGTGTATCCACTGTATCTTATAAGTTCTCTCGTGACG GCCTAAGCTCCCTTATCCACCACCACGAAAAAGCTGGTCTGCTTCATGGGGTCAGAATTGCGAGAGGAGCTCCAAGCCTCACTCATCTCTTCTTCCCTGATGactgcttctttttctttaaagctaGGGACCAAGAGGCCCATGTTATGAAGTCTATTTTATCTATGTATGGGGCTGCTTCGGGTCAAAGGATTAACTACAACAAGTCCTATATTTCTTTTAGCGCAAATGTTAACAATGAGGCTGCCCATTCTATTTGCAACCTCCTTGGGGTCCAGGCTAATGGCATCCAAGGAAATTACTTGGGGCTTCCTTCTCATATAGGCAGAAGCaagattgttatttttagatatatCCAAGACAGAGTTTGGAAGCGTTTGTACGATTGGAATCAAAAGTTGTTGTTAAGAGTTGGTAAAGAGATCTTTCTCAAGACAGTAGCCCAAGCAATGCCCAATTATGCAATGAATATCTTCCTCCTTCCCCGAGAACTTTGTAGAGAGCTAGAGAAGATGATGAACTCCTTCTGGTGGGGTAGAAATCAAAATGGCAGTAGAGGGATTAATTGGATAAATTGGGAAAGAATGTGTAAGCCCAAGCCTCATGCATTTATTTAA
- the LOC102627159 gene encoding uncharacterized protein LOC102627159, with the protein MAGREVREYTNLSDPKDKKWGKGKDKIDDEDITFQRMVAKMQEVAGERGGYLHGRGALDSDDLLYLKEQMEAEEDAERLLRRTEKRAFAAFKKAASLADSSPASVPLPLRVEPKPRSGIRQQDLLKKVLEVKPKKPRVSTPSDGNQPKAISSNSAANNIKPEVDQVKKKEQTTSKSDKPGGQNEVEKPVKSLLGLAYASSDDED; encoded by the exons aTGGCGGGGAGAGAAGTGCGAGAATACACAAATCTCAGCGACCCAAAAG ACAAGAAATGGGGTAAAGGGAAAGACAAAATAGACGATGAAGACATCACTTTTCAGCGCATGGTTGCCAAG ATGCAAGAAGTTGCTGGTGAACGTGGCGGTTATCTTCATGGCCGTGGAG CTTTGGACAGTGATGATTTGCTCTACCTCAAGGAGCAGATGGAAGCTGAGGAGGATGCTGAACGCCTCCTTCGGCGTACTGAGAAACGGGCTTTTGCTGCTTTTAAG AAAGCTGCAAGTTTAGCAGATTCATCACCTGCATCTGTTCCCTTGCCACTTCGTGTTGAGCCCAAGCCGAGGAGTGGGATTAG ACAGCAGGATCTGTTGAAAAAGGTGTTGGAAGTCAAACCAAAGAAACCGAGAGTTTCAACCCCATCTGATGGTAATCAGCCCAAAGCAATTTCTAGCAACTCAGCAGCAAACAATATCAAGCCTGAGGTTGACCaggtgaagaagaaagagCAAACTACATCAAAATCAGACAAACCAGGAGGTCAGAATGAGGTTGAAAAGCCTGTTAAAAGTTTATTAGGCTTAGCATATGCAAGTTCTGATGATGAAGATTGA